The window ATAATGAAATTGCTGGAATTAGACTATTGCCTGCCTTTGATACCCTTTGATCATGTACTATGACTGAACACAGAAGAGCTTGGATTACCCCTAATTTACTGTAATACATATAGCACTGAAACAACATAATACTGTAGGTCCCTGCCCTCTTTATGTGCATACTTCTCTATGCACTTTATAGACTAGAGAAAGTTGTTGCTGGCTGATGGATTGAAAACAAACTCTGTTAAAAGAAAtaggtaataaaaaaaacgtcaGAAAAGCAGAaactgaaattatattttgtgaCAGAGTATTATCCTGTGAGTGTTGAGGTAGCAATGAAGGAATAGAAGGAAGTGTTACTGATGGTATATTAGTATATTCTGGCAAAAGAGAGAATACGTTGATATTGTGGGGAAGTTAAGAGGGATGTACGGATGAAAAGGAtggatgcattttttttacattattacaaAACACAGGAGACAGAGGTAACAATGTGTGGGCAGCGATGCTCTTTTCTGGACTTTGTGTGGAATCTGGAGCAGCCGAACATCATCGCCATCTGATGCCTGACACAAGTTCAGTATAAATTGCAATTTGGGGTAGCGCCATGTGACACAGTTCTGAGAAACAGACTTTACACCTCACGCCACTGCAATCGTTGTTCAAGATGAAGTCATTCTTACACTTTCTCTATTCCAATCACATATTGGTATTATTTTGAACTTTAAAAAGCTGTAGCAGTTGTAAGTGTTATTTTGGAGACATTTGTACCaccctttaaataatatttgtaatttgtttttgattgtGACACTTATCAGCTGTTCCTTAAGTATAAGTTATTTCTAAATAGTTCAACTCCAATATATAACGCAATACCCTGTACCTTCATTTGACATTTGCAATAAAACGCAATATGATATCAACACAACCCTATCCTGCTTCTTTTcgttatcattttaaatgtatgtatgtatgtaatctgatgtgttttcattttgaaccATGTAAtatactttacaataaaatattgtgttttgtatCATAAGACGTTTGTACAACAGGGAAAAACAAGACACATGCAGTGCTCCAAGACTGATACAGATACAGCTATAGGCGGTGTTTAGTTATGAAACTCTGACAATCAGTCAAAATGATGAATCTGGAAACAAATAGATTCATCAGACCAACGATTGCCCAATATGAAATGTAACCAAAACTATCCTGTGTTACTACTAAAGTGACATTAGAGCCAGTGGGCAGTTTAGGTTTATTTGCTGACATCTGTTCTCGGCGAGGCTGACAGCCCGGTGATCACAGGGAACTCATCTCAGTGAAGTAtcacaacagtcaaaacatGTCGAGGCCATTTATATGCTATAAGAGTATAGATAGCCTTTGCAGCATCTTTGTTAATCAACTGCAGATGCTTGGTTTCATATTTAAACCTCCCCTACCTTACGGAACGCCTCCATCATTCGGCATGCCCAACCTGCAGATACGGTCTCAAAAATGTTGCGAATGatgtacagcaggtggcagtAATGATCCAAAGAAGTTAGTGGCTATTTAACAAGAAGAAGAACTTTTGCTTCGATCCGAAGTCCAAGCAGGACAAATgcaatatataacattttccaTTGACGTGTAAAATCTAAatgcaacataaaatataactaaacaaaAGTAAAGTATACCGCAAAATATgtagttttgtattattttgtagcATTTGCTTTGTGTTGTAGAGGGCATATTACAATCCTGACTATAAAAGGATCGGTTCAAACGAACCGAATCACTTAATCAACGCGATTTAAAGATCATTTGCAGCCACATATGTACGAGGGTTTATTATCATAAAACAACCCTTCCAGGCGACAAACCACTTTTGACGTAACGAAGATTCATCAGATAAAATCACGTCCCCTGTCAATTTATGAAGCTCtgaatcaaaacaaatgattcGTAAAGGTTTCGAAGCTTCATGAAGTAGTCTTGAACGCACCCAGCAGCTACTTTGCCCCCAGAATATCTCCGCACCTCACAGGTAAAGTTTGCTGTTAAAACTCATAGTTTATCATACGTTTTGTTTAGCTGGGTTAAATGACAAACAACTATTGGATTCGCTGTTTGGTCGGTAATGGGGTTTTGTTGTTAAATCAGGATGAAATGGAAAGCTTAATCGTTAACCTATTGGACAGTGAAACTATTTGTGGAAACACTTGTTGTTACGCAATATAATCGTTTTATAAATGCTAAAGTGAAAACCGATCTATGTAACGTTATATAGATCGGTTTTCACTTTAGCATTTAATATGTCCGTAAATTTCATGACCTTTCATCTACTGGCCTACTTGAAAGAGGGTCTagttcagtggttctcaactcatGCATGTTTTCCAAAAGATgctgattagcttgctcaggtgttttatatcagagttgtgGCTAAACTGGATCTTGAGGGCCAGAGtcgagaaccactggtctagtTAGTTGTATCAATACAAACGAATCAATAATTTGACTTCGAGTCTTATCTGTGGTAAATTGTTAATACTGcatgaaaatatattgtatCTTATCTCAAGGCAATGTTGAAGGCTGTAACCAGGTTAAATCCTATTGCTGGTATAAGAATGATGTCCCACCACAGCCCCCTATCAGGAAAAGTTGCTATAGTAACTGCATCCACAGATGGGTATGTCATTACATCACCACTCTAAGCCCATTTTTTTCCCAGATGTTGCAGAGATTAAATTAAAGACTAAATACGTATGTAAACGATAATTGAATTATTTACATcgaaaaatgttttcaaaataatgacGTAACATACAAACAAACCTTGTTTTTTTTAGGATTGGGCTTGCAGCTGCAGAGGCTTTAGGCCAGAGAGGAGCACATGTCGTTGTTAGCAGTCGACGACAGACCAACGTAGACAAGGCTGTATCGCTCTTGCGCAGTAAAAATATACAAGTGACTGGGACCACTTGCAATGTGGGAAATGCAGAAGACAGAGAGAAGCTCATAAACATGGTAAGTATTTTTTGCTAAAACATGTATATAAGATGAATGATTAGATGTACAGAAGTCTTTGGAAAGGGAATAGAAATGTAGTATTATatgcttttttaaaaggttATTGTTTACTCGGagtatgttatttttattgcagaCAGTTGAGCAGTGTGGTGGTGTGGACATATTGGTGTCCAACGCAGCTGTGAACCCATTTTTTGGGAACATATTAGACTCCACAGAGGACGTCTGGGACAAAGTATGACAGAGTTCAAAAACTTAAAGATTGCGTATCACAGGCAATTTCtcccaatctcatattaatcttgagtgcctatataTTGACTATTGCATACATCGtacttcgaagagtatttatcttgatcaaatttataaaagagttATACAGCTCTCCAAATATTTCCAGAAAAACATGAGCTGCTAGTGGCGCGACTAGTGGGATgaaactacagcacgagcaagcaACAAATCATCCCttcatgttttgtacattatgcacgtacacgctAATTGCCAACAAAATACAGACGTATGACTTGGTTTGACTTACCGCgcgcagttcatgtccggcatcttttttTAACGCTGGTTACGCTCCATCTCTCAATTCCAAAAGATCTcaaaatccagcattatatccaccatttatataacatccatcactgaagtGCCGTGAAGACACAGACgcacctaaacttcactatcgcaagagtaatgAGTAACTTTTCGGAACAAGTTGGAGTTATGGAGCagtgtatcaagtacagaaatactacatcatatgtccaactcgttttttaccaagttgaccatgttaagcatgagaagccagcacagTTAACAGTGTTAGCTCtgctttaacatttaaaagcgTAACAATGACTTTTTCGATTTAAATTCTTAATTCCAATGAGTACTATTAAACTTTACTAAGTTGCTTATGCAGAGCATaacattttttgctttttcttaGATACTCGGAGTGAATGTGAAATCTTCATTTCTACTGACCAAACTGGTTGTGCCTTACATGGagaaaagagggtgagtgaCATGCACACGGTTgtgataaataaaacagaagtgTTGCCAGTTAACCTTTACATCTGAGCCAATGTAGGTATCTTTTAATTTCAGGGGTgggtgtgttgtgtttgtgtcttctgTAGCAGGCtaccagccaatgcaagtatgAACACAGTTATAATgtgctttcatttatttcattaatcaTGTAACAAACTCTAGCCAAATTATTGGTATTACATTAGAGTAAGGCTATGTAGTATGACTgtaataattacaaaaacagaacaatatATATAGTGGGATGTGTCATAAAACGTGACCTGAGGAACCATGTATTAAGGGgtttagttaatttttttttaaatatatttacatccAGTTACAAAAAGATTTCAGtgttaattttacattttcaacagTTGATATTGATGtcactcttattttttttacttcacttTAAGGGTCTGGGCCCATACAGCGTGAGTAAAACAGCTCTGCTTGGTTTAACCCGAGCTCTTGCTCCTGATCTTGCACAGAGTAACATCCGAGTCAACTGCGTTGCCCCTGGCATCATCAAGACACGTTTCAGCTCAGCAGTAAGAATTTTCTAAACACTTTTATGCCTTGGGACATCGCACATGCATGAAGAATAAACATTGCATGGTGAATGAACATTGCATAATGGTATTTTTGTTCTAAGACATGTGGGAACCAATGAGGTTTGGATATTATCGAGTGCTCTGTATGAATTTATTGATCAGTGGTTGCATTGGAATCTGTTATTAATTGGCCCACAACATTTACGGAAAAATCATATCTAGTGAATTGACTAAGAAAGCTGGAAATAAAGTTGGCATTTTATAAGTAGCTATAATGTCAGTTATAGTCTCTAGACTCATTACcagtataaatatttacatgtttgaGAAATGAGCTTCGCTTCTGTTCTTTTGCAGCTGTGGGAAAGCGAGAGCATGACGGAAGAAGTCCTGAAGCAGACAAGCATAAAAAGGTTCGTTCAGTTACTGCCATTGTAAAGAAATAACCTATGATAGaagtgttatatatttatagtgAAATACAGCTCAAACAATCATATGTGGAGATGATTCAGAAGAGGATAACACTGCAACAACTGTACACAAACTTTTGAAATCCCtccaatttattttgtttatgccTTGATATTTTAGACTTGGCAAACCAGAGGAGATAGGCGGTGTGATCGCATTCTTGTGCTCAGATGATGCCTCATATATCACAGGAGAGACCATCACTGTAACTGGAGGCATTAACTGCAGACTTTAAGTGCCGCTGTGATTACACTGTATATGTACAGAATGTCTTTCAGAGAAACCTTCCACTTGTTTTCAACACATGACTGTAACAATTTATGcgaaaatacattattattctAAAACACATGATTGGAATAAGTGACTTTTGCTAATTTTGTACATGTTCATTTAGTTTAGTGGGGTTTCTTGTgccatttcataaatacatttttatgattttacagTTGCTTGTGATTTTTGGAATTCCTTGAAACATACTGaatgcaataatatttttatgcttaaatgaaatgacaatttaattattttctttagatCAAGAAGACATTTAAGGACATACCTTTAAAGAATACAAAACAGTAGACCAAATTTATTGCAAGATATAGATTTAACATTCCACATGATACAGATAAAATGactatacattaaaaaatgacaattaatgCTCACactatttaaaaacactatttaaacactatttaaCTGACAATGCAAGCatgtaaaaattacaaaaattacaTCAATGTCAACATCTGTTTCCAGGAGAAACAATGTCTCTGTGATAAATTGCAGGATTCCAGAACTCCTGCAGTGTGGGGACATATGTGCCATTCTTTGTTTTGCAATAGCGCTGAGTGAACACCTGACAAatgtaaggattttttttattaaacattaaatataaaaacagaataaacaaaGTTCCTTAATTTTATATCATTCATTTTTTCGAACGTTTTTTGGCATTGGATAGTGTTTACTTCAGAATCAAAGTGCAGTTATCCTAGGTGTATTGAACTTAAGCTGAACACAACCTTGTAAACATAGACTCCATGCAAACTGTCTGGTTGAACAGTTGTAGAAAACACTATTAATGAACTTAAACACTAGATGATTGATATCAATTAGATATGTTTGATGTTAGTGATaatattgtcattttctttgtttctaataaaacaaaactatttagTGGATATAAAGACTGTTTTATTAGACGCACGctgcagttaacttctggtctgtgtttggctagtgtctaataatataactatttatatttgatttaatttacgttaatattaatgtgtattattattttattgtattaaataaacaattagttGAATGGTTCCTGTAGTTTGGTTGcatttaaagaggtcatatggtgcgaatacatgtttttctgtgtctttggtatgttataagttgcccatgcatataTTAGACACGTAACATTGCAActattaaagtgtcggaacaaaagatgtattttatgtaaaagcAAATGATCAGCCAGACCTGCAtgaaatgccttgtgtaaccacacccccacaattctatgtcagtttgtggtatgatttgactaaaaccgcccaaatgtatacccaTGTAAGTTGGACATAACTGTCAGTAAAagtgctttggaacctgatgttccaaatttGGTAAGAGATGTTACATCTCTGTCACATAATAGCAGTATTTGACAAATCACTaggcactggttaactggccaatcacagcacagcTCGCTTTTCAATGAGGCAGGACAAagtggagatacaaacatgcacggtatgtggaaatacactatttgttttatcttaaatcatgtataatCGTCGcattacatctgaaacaaactatatattctGTTAAGCtttgtcatatgacccctttaaagaaaacgtatggtacattgacatctagcggttgagcttggtatcacagtctagattcaaaatattggagagaaaagtttagccaagtaatgaTTCTTCTTAGtatcttttgcttgttattagaaataatgtacacacactatattttttgtgaatgtgtaccggaagttaagggcagtccacgaaTGTACGCATGCGCAGAAATGTTTGTTCAAGTAGCCactttgaaactgtctatagGCAATGAAACATTCACTAAATAAGCTCTTACAAGGATATTGTTATAAGCATGTCTTGCATGTATTTTCCCTTACAAgcatattgttttgcttcaGAGACAATAATAAAACCCCTGGATTCATTTACACAGTACAGACACTACTTTTACTACAAAATGGTATAGAATAGAGCATAAGTATGTGAATTTTTTGGATGCAGTGCGATGGATCAGGGGCCATCCTCcccataagaaaaaaaaaacaatatttgcttCACTGAAAAATACTGTCACACCAGCCACAATTTGTAGCTAATCATTTGACGCATGACCTAGGTGAAGCTTATACACAAATGAGAACCCATGCTTCTGGCATAATGAGTCGGAATGTGATCGGTCTAattttgagctacaggaaaaagAAGTGAAAAATATGGGTTCTGGTCAAATTTGAGATTTTCATTTCAAGTCGAAATTAAACGTATAAAACGATCTTTATTTTTCTACGTTTTCTGAGAGGTGCACATCCCTAAGTCTTAATAAAGGATGTGTATCCATCAGAAGCAAAGCACCTGCGCGTCTGGCATTTTGGttttataacataaaatgtttgaatTGATAAAATTGATGTTGAGTTATTAAGTGGGCTAAAGTGCAGGACCTAATTGATGCGagttatgaaaaaaatattaagagctttcataataaatacatttcaaaaaacagatacaagcaaaaacaaaagagcAGAAGCAATCCGCACTGCTCCTGAGGACATAATGTATTATGAGGCGAATTGATCGGtctaaatattaaatatcatcTGTAAACTACCGATCAGTCTGCGACTGAAAAGTCAGACGAATATTAATCGCACCCAAGTGCCATAGGGGTGTGTCCACTGAGTCGCATTTACGCGGCTGAAAACGGCAGGAGCTCGGCTGAAAACGCCCGCTGCAGGCGCAGCGTTCTGCtcaaagttgagcatttttcaactaTGGGCACTCCGTCGAACACCGGCGCCGATCATGGGAAAAACGCATAACACCAGCGCTAAGCGCggaaaaaaacttaaaatttcattttaaaatgaaatgcaaatcaatttataacctttattcaacatttcctcccctgattttttttaatattctgtctctatcagttaaaaaaCCTACcatgaaaattataaaaccttaatttctttgaAAGCCGgcaaaattacaaaatcagcaggggatcaaataattatttttactcGCTGTAAATGAGCAAATGCCCTAAAGGCAGTGTTTTAAACTTGTACTAGTACTGCTCCTGAAGAGAGTACAGACACATTTCAGATGACCAATAGAGTGGTAAAACTGCATTAGCAACTACTTGTTTAGTCTGCATTAAATCTGTGAACTGTGTATTGATCCAAAGTTGGTTGTCATGTTGTAAACCGAAACACATACAGCAAATGGAGGACAACTTAATTTTTCACTGTGTGTGCGTGGCCACAGACGAGTGCTATATGTAAAACTGCAGACAACCTCTGGCTATCGAAGTAAAGGCCATTACATTTGATGGATTTCCACTCCATACCTTGTAgataaattttttttattatttttttaaatacttttgtatTTCCTTGAAATAACCTTATGAATGCTATTACAAACCTTTCTTTTTACTTTCTCTGATCTCTCATCCTCAGAATCTATGATAATATCATCAGTCGAATCAGCTACAGATGATGGGGTTTCTGAAAAAGCCCAaattttaagtgtgattttaaCAATATGCTGTAGTTATTTGGCATATAAATGATCCACAATTTACCAAAATTacccataaatgaaaagaaaatgaatatttaccTGGACTAGCCATTGGAAAACGCAGAACAGGGGGAATACACGGAGAACAAGCTGAAGACCTTAAAAACA of the Triplophysa dalaica isolate WHDGS20190420 chromosome 1, ASM1584641v1, whole genome shotgun sequence genome contains:
- the dhrs4 gene encoding dehydrogenase/reductase SDR family member 4; its protein translation is MLKAVTRLNPIAGIRMMSHHSPLSGKVAIVTASTDGIGLAAAEALGQRGAHVVVSSRRQTNVDKAVSLLRSKNIQVTGTTCNVGNAEDREKLINMTVEQCGGVDILVSNAAVNPFFGNILDSTEDVWDKILGVNVKSSFLLTKLVVPYMEKRGGGCVVFVSSVAGYQPMQGLGPYSVSKTALLGLTRALAPDLAQSNIRVNCVAPGIIKTRFSSALWESESMTEEVLKQTSIKRLGKPEEIGGVIAFLCSDDASYITGETITVTGGINCRL